Genomic DNA from Coffea arabica cultivar ET-39 chromosome 7e, Coffea Arabica ET-39 HiFi, whole genome shotgun sequence:
CCTCCCTCTCAACCTTCACACCTTGCATCTTGGAGTTTCAAGTGCTTTCTTCTTAGCTTGGCTTTGCAACTTCAAGCTCCTCATGTTTGCATTTGGCAAAGGCCCCTTATCAAATTCCTCTTtatctctttcccattttcttgCCCTTGCTTGCCTCCCCATCAAAGCCCATCATCAAAACAACCCTTCTACCAAAACCACCCAAAAAGGCCTAAAATCACTAAGGAATTATGGGATCAAACTTTTACTCATCCCTTTGTTCCTTAAAGCTTATGATTACGAGGACCGTATTCACCCTAAGCTCACCTTGGTCGTATACACTATCCACATCTACGTTGGTTTGGAAACTTTGCTTGCCATAGTTGGAGGTCTGGCTCGAGCCAGTCTGGGCATAGAACTTGAGCCACAATTCGACGAGCCATACTTGTCCACCTCGCTTCAAGACTTCTGGGGAAGGAGATGGAATATTATGGTGACACGTGTACTCCGTCCATCAGTCTACCTGCCGGCACTTAATATTTCTCAACGGCTCACGGGCCGAAAATGGGCCCCTCTACCAGCAATTTTGGCCACTTTTATTGCTTCTGCTATGATGCACGAGTTGATTTTCTTTTACATGGGCCGAAGGTGGCCGACTTGGGAGATTTCCTGCTTTTTCCTGCTCCATGGGGTGTGCTTGGTGGTTGAGGTTGCACTGAAAAAGTACCACGGCCTATCGGGCGAAAGAGGGTTGCCGCGGATAATTGCGGCGCCGTTGACCGTTGGTTTCGTAATGGTTACAGGCTTTTGGCTATTTTTTCCGGAATTCTTACGGTCCAATGCGATGGTTAGAGCAAGTAAAGAGTACGAAGCGATGGGTGCCTTCTTTAGGGATTTTTATAGAGCTTTGTAGTGGCGCAAGTATCATATACACAAAAAGTTCAATAACATGATGAATGCTTGTTGTGATaataaacctcaaaaatttcaATTATATATTCCTGGGTATGAAATGTGATTCCTGGCTTGTAGGTtgtagtataattaatattccTGGTATGATGAGGAACGAGAGAGGCTTAAACTGGAATTTAAAAAAGCAACTGATATATGCAGATGCAGCAGCTAGGGTTGTCTTGTCTGACTCATAATTCATAAAGGTAAAAGTTTGATGTAATTGAGTTACACGTTGGATTAGTTACTGGTCTCGGGCTGTCAAAAGTAGATATTTAGGGTGTGTCGTGTAAGTTGATTGACATGATTTATCCTGAgccttaccaaaaaaaaaaagtagctaCTGTCAAATCAGGAACATAAAAGTAGCTACAATTATTAAGATTGTGCTTACCTTCAGTCCACGGTTAATAATTTCTCAGCCAGTCACTAACTTGTTTGGACTAGAGTTTTCTGTAGACAAATTTTTAGATTTTTGTAACcacatttctcaaacttttttttttactttacatatatttagggtgtgtttggattgcaatttttttttttaaaaaaaaattaatacattTTCCATGAagacatttttcaatcacctttttatctcatatatattaaatcgttacagtaatttttatacaaaaagtccagaaaaatgcaatccaaacaaatcgTATACAGTGTATTTTTTTCcctgaaagttcaaaaaataacaattcaaatgAGAGCTGACTACGATAAACACAGATCAACTTTCGAAATGCTTTTCAACACAAATTCCAATAcacttttcaaattatttagtTTTCACAATcgcttaattaatttaaatggaAGAGCAATTGAAATATGAAGGATGTGCAAAATCAACAATCCTTGGTGCCTTATTTGGTCCTAGCTGTTGAGTGAAGTGCATTGAGCCCAATATACAGAGCCCAGTTGCTATGAGGCCGCCAATGCTCTACAATTAATTGAACTGAtaatgctgaaattttgcaaattttaGAAATCAGAAGTCTTTCCTACACGGCCTCAATGCAAATTTTATTTATTGTCGAAGTTTAATTACAAATCAGGAGTCTCCCATGCATGGCCTCAATACAGAGTTGGCTTTGTATTTGATTTTGCATGGGCTTTGCTGTTTTcttcattattatttttttactcTGCTCTGGAACCTCTACAGCAGCTTGCAAAGACAACCCATATCTATCTAATCTCCAATGACAAAAGCAATCGAGATTTGAATGCTATTGCATGGACCAGGGTGTTACAAAAAATCCCAACAAAAAAGATTAAAAgttaaattaaaaaagagagaCAGATAAAAAGTGGTATGTCTATTGAAAGGGAAATTTCCTCCCAAATGGAAGAaaggtgtcgcgccccactttttgactgaaaaataaatggtttgagaaagatgtttttgattcaattttgattggaaaatgatttttgtgagttgaaaaagatatgggtctaatatgggacttgaaaaagcgacgattcgacccaaaaaatagtttttaaaagggtttttgaatgagaaattggagtcgccacttggtaatgattaaggtgtaccaagtcacctaaaaaataaatttttaaagacaaagtagtaaaacccttttaaaaacgactcctagtccacgtaagccaaagaaaaaaaaaaaggttcgggagtcacgtttgacaaaggggaaggcaaggatagaatccaaggcacccctttgacctagccaaggctagttgcgcgacttaaccttacctttcctatttttctacccaatgtatgttcgcacgttggatatgactagatgaatgcaaaacggaaaaaaaatgcaatcctaagttctacgatgtctcttgtgaggcttttggtcccaaaccacatgaattgtggcggccaacaaaggaaaacctcatagaggttgattaatgcaaatgagattcaagtgtgcaagtgtgaaagtgtatgaaagatgcaagaaatgcaagtgcaagtgtgcaaaattgtataaaggtgcttgtgtgaaattgtataaagttcaagtgtttttcgtgtgcaagtgtatgaaaatagaataatagatatataacgTAAAGTGGAATTTTATTTGTGAAGGGAAAATAAGCAAGTGATGGGTAAAATGTAGTAAAATGAAGTATGGTCTGAGAAATGTAAAAAAATGTGGTTAAGagagtatgtaggtgataaaaatgaaagtatgaccctagaagaatgcaacaagtcgggtacgggggtggactcctaacttttcgactttgattttccctttgattagaaggcaaaactagcgtgctaaggctatcgagtagccacactcgctcgtttcccttatcagaaggggacattcaagcaaaatgaaccctatagctagcatgggatgcaaaacctaaaatgaggggaaaaggggttcgaggggcatgcaaaatgataaaactaaaaaaatgcatgatatgtagtgaacaggcaaataatgcattaatgaaaaacaaaggaaaaatcctattgggtctagcgttggactagccctttctatgaattcctaatgaaataatgagccacaactagcgttggactagtgtggtgacgtacattcatccattccattcattcatggttatgaaagcaagtagacatgccgaaacgctcgtaaacacgtaacacgtagcacttagcatgctcgactagatgcaagagcctactaaagcaattaaacatgtagcaacaaaagcaagcaaccaaggggaaggggaaatggaccagatgctctccgagccctatctattacaagccaagaggtgtacacataccccataaaaacataaaggggaaggggaaatggaccagaggctctccgagccctatctattacaagccaagaggtgtacacataccccataaaacttaaataaaagtaaaagcaagtaaatgcatgcaaggaggtaaggaaagcggagtaggcatgcatattcacataacacgtaggagcacgtagggtcaaatgaagtgcacatgaaggatagagtgtacctcccttgaagcgacgccctaacgtagtgaaattactaacttaccctccaaaataataaaaaggtcaaggtaccacttaaattatcaaataatcacatgaaaccaaaattaaatatgaaaaatgaaagttaaacactAAATTGAGTCAATTAAAGTATTTACATAGACAAACCAACCATGTACAAAGCAATTAATGCAAGAGGGACTTAATTAGAAGGACATGAAAATTTTCTGAAagagagtaaaataaaataccaaaattgaTGACTTAAGATGGGACCCAtaaaaatcaaatgcaaaaatgtgattaatgcaagtgttttaggacctaattgtaagAACAAACACATAATTGGGCCCTTGAAACATAGATGGAAACTAGAGGGAGTAAAGCTGCAATTTTCTTGGACATTCTTCATGCAAAAGCATGCAACTCACGTAGAAGACATTTTTCTTGCAGAATTTCTGTCATACTTCATCAACCGAAACAAAATTCCAGCACAGCTTTTTCGAGAACAGATTTCAAGTCCAAATTCACAACTTTAAACTAGCAGCAAACTACACCATCACTATCATCCAATCAAATaggaaacttaaaaaaaaaaccatgcaaaatcataaaaaaagtgGGCAAAACATTTGAAGAATGAAACTGCTGTAACTTTCTTAGCCTCACATTCCAAGACCAGATTTCAGATTCAAGCAACCTTAACCAAAATTTCCTTGATCTAACACCTAAACTTTGaactaaacaaacaagacaTGAATTTGACAtctaaacaaacaagaaacatagGAGAACTGGTGCAAAAGGTCACGGAAAAACTCAAGCATGCTGCAAACTCACGGTTGCATAGTCTCATTCAATTTCCTATCCATTTGGCCGAATCTATATTCATGCAAACAACCCAAGTATCTCCACTTGAATCAAAATGTAGAGATTTGAAGCAAAGGTAGGAGTAAGATCAAACAGGTTTTAAACTCAAAATACAACAAAAATGATTTGAGGAACAAgatttttctgcaattttcacaTGCCACGGCTTTTCTTTCCACTTCATGATGCTGGCCAGATTTTGATTCAAATACATGGCTTTGATCAGATGTTTTTCAATCCAACATTACAACCTTAAGCTAAGCAACAAATTACACAATGATCACAATCCGAATGACCagaaaaaatagaaatgtaTCGTCCCAAAGTTCTGAAAAATAAATGCAGAAATGGTTTTGGTAAccagatttttcttttcatagtGCAGACCAAGTTTTGGTTCATAGACAAGGCTTTGGTTAAATATTTCCAACCCAACATCCTCACTTTAACTCACAACAAGCTACTGAACTCTAACTCCAAACCAACAAGAACAAACAAAGGGCTAATGGACTACCGAAATTCTGACAGACAATCATGTAGAATAGCTAGCAATCTGAAATCCATTGTCCAGCTCAAGTATTGCACGGCATTCATCATCTACAAATCCACTCGCACACATCTTTAAACATGAATCTATCTACTGACCATTCCAATCGAAAACAAcgaagaaaatgcagcaaaagaaaacagcaaaagacaCAAGCTTTAATCAGTTTCTGCAaatatttcaatccaaaccaaatctactCATgcgaagaaggaaaagaaaacccaGTCAAGCTGCACAACAGCCCATCCCCAATCACATAACTCTCATAACTTCACCCCAAATCCAGTAAACCTGACCGTGCTGCCAATCCCATAAgtgcagaaaaagaaaagcaaaactcACGGCAAAACAAAAACAGCATCGCAGCAAAGCTTCAACATTTCATACATGATTTTATAATCCATGGGCAGAAGACAAGTGAAAGGCATTAcctttatccttttcaaaaggaaaaaacagaatCTTGGATGATGAACAAAGTGCCCTTGCTCAGCCCAAAAAGCTTAACCTTCCCGGTTGCCCACGTTCTTCCTCTTCTGGTTCCTTCACTCACACAGCCGAGAACTCCTTTGCAGTTTCCTCCAGCCCAAGTCTTTTTCCAATCTCAGCTTTTCACTCTGCCCTCCCCCTTTGACTCTCAATCCTTTTAGTCCCACTCTCAATCCCTACaggtttttttttcaaaaatgccaGCCGACAACTCTCTTCTCTTTTCCCAAATTTTTGCT
This window encodes:
- the LOC113701977 gene encoding acyl-CoA--sterol O-acyltransferase 1-like — encoded protein: MGLEVMEVISGWMEGEIKSFIKVWLLVIASLSYCYSVSRNVPKGPSRLLTTLPVVFLNLLLPLNLHTLHLGVSSAFFLAWLCNFKLLMFAFGKGPLSNSSLSLSHFLALACLPIKAHHQNNPSTKTTQKGLKSLRNYGIKLLLIPLFLKAYDYEDRIHPKLTLVVYTIHIYVGLETLLAIVGGLARASLGIELEPQFDEPYLSTSLQDFWGRRWNIMVTRVLRPSVYLPALNISQRLTGRKWAPLPAILATFIASAMMHELIFFYMGRRWPTWEISCFFLLHGVCLVVEVALKKYHGLSGERGLPRIIAAPLTVGFVMVTGFWLFFPEFLRSNAMVRASKEYEAMGAFFRDFYRAL